One window of Pectobacterium carotovorum genomic DNA carries:
- a CDS encoding HlyD family type I secretion periplasmic adaptor subunit, with protein MRLGKFIIRIKRYFVGGDEESLQTMPEVSRAMAEDSPRSIRFTLWAIGAFFLFFILWAGLANIDEVTRGDGKAIPSSRLQKIQNLEGGIVTEVFIREGQVVNAGDPLLRLDDTRFASNVGETEADRLALLSRIERLNAEISGQELVLSEEITTQAPKIAAGEKELYNSRRQQLHNEISGLEEQFIQRQQELRDFSAKEIQFRNSLGLLQQEIKMSEPLIAEGAISKVEVLRLRRAEVETRGQLDSIKLSIPRAESAIKESENKIEETRSRYKSEALSQLSEAQTNLNKIAATGKALEDRVNRTLVVSPVRGIVQQVLVNTIGGVIQPGSDLVEIVPLDDKLLVEAKIRPQDIAFLHPGQDAIIKLTAYDYTIYGGLKGQLEQISPDTVTDKEGNSFYIIRLRTDKNYLGSADKPLLIIPGMVASVDIITGKKTILSYLLKPIIRAKAEALRER; from the coding sequence ATGCGTCTCGGTAAATTTATCATACGAATCAAAAGGTATTTTGTCGGCGGAGATGAAGAGAGCCTGCAAACAATGCCAGAAGTGAGCCGGGCCATGGCAGAGGATTCGCCACGTTCTATTCGCTTTACGCTATGGGCTATCGGTGCTTTTTTCCTGTTCTTCATACTGTGGGCTGGGCTTGCGAATATCGATGAAGTCACCCGGGGCGACGGTAAAGCAATCCCTTCTTCTCGATTGCAAAAAATCCAAAATCTGGAAGGCGGTATTGTCACGGAAGTGTTCATTCGTGAGGGTCAGGTCGTCAATGCTGGCGATCCTTTACTACGCCTTGATGATACCCGCTTTGCCTCAAACGTCGGTGAAACCGAAGCCGATCGGCTTGCGCTGCTGTCGCGAATTGAACGCCTAAACGCCGAAATCAGCGGTCAAGAGCTCGTGCTTTCCGAAGAAATCACGACGCAAGCACCTAAAATCGCGGCAGGAGAAAAAGAGCTTTATAACAGCCGTCGCCAGCAACTGCATAATGAGATATCTGGTCTGGAAGAGCAGTTTATCCAGCGCCAGCAGGAACTGCGGGATTTCTCAGCCAAGGAGATTCAGTTCCGCAACAGTCTTGGCCTGCTCCAGCAAGAAATTAAAATGTCAGAACCGCTGATCGCCGAAGGGGCCATTTCTAAAGTAGAAGTTTTACGCCTACGCCGTGCTGAAGTTGAAACCCGTGGTCAGCTTGATTCCATCAAACTCTCTATTCCCCGAGCAGAGTCTGCGATTAAAGAGAGCGAGAATAAAATAGAGGAAACGCGCAGCCGCTATAAAAGCGAGGCATTATCTCAGCTAAGTGAAGCACAAACCAACCTGAACAAAATTGCAGCCACAGGTAAAGCGCTCGAAGATCGGGTAAACCGAACGCTGGTCGTCTCCCCTGTTCGCGGTATCGTGCAGCAAGTTCTGGTAAATACCATCGGGGGAGTGATTCAACCGGGTAGCGATCTGGTAGAAATTGTTCCACTGGATGACAAGCTGTTGGTCGAAGCTAAAATTCGCCCTCAGGATATTGCGTTTTTACACCCAGGTCAGGATGCTATCATAAAATTGACGGCCTACGACTACACCATCTATGGTGGCCTAAAAGGTCAGTTGGAACAAATCAGCCCGGACACCGTCACTGATAAAGAAGGGAACAGCTTTTATATTATTCGCTTACGGACTGATAAGAATTATTTAGGTTCAGCCGATAAACCACTTCTTATCATTCCAGGCATGGTGGCCTCTGTTGATATAATCACGGGCAAGAAAACTATCCTCAGCTATTTGCTAAAACCGATTATCCGGGCAAAAGCAGAAGCACTACGAGAAAGATAA
- a CDS encoding diguanylate cyclase gives MYEIIITLLLLLLLFSSVKNRKIKQKFKTEQKKQDFLNMTFFAMEYSPASIMIADENCEIIYVNRQFITMSGYMPDEVIGKKTNILNSGMTNASVYEDLWATINKGNVWSGEFVNRRKDGQLYWEKANIVKIYNKASNTTQYVGIKLDITERKSQEHHDNSYNRALELLSSGAPLKDILDAIIFSVEEKNPGRIVCSVLLVDKEKKCLTLGSAPSLPGFYKNAIHNVKIADGVASFGTAAYTGKRVIADDISVHPHWSLYKGLALYAGLRSCWSEPIIGQNKEILGVLSVYHRKVYVPTEEEIFSIEKSAQLIAIAIERYHAIDMLRRSEEHYRQLAHYDSLTSLANGLTFAEQMEQAILLSKQTGRKIALMFLDLDKFKQINDSFGHAVGDLLLKEAAARMRGAVRDSDTVYRRSGDEFIILLQGIKEIDNTLYVADKIHNALNKPFEINGKKLDISCSIGIALYPEHGSDSLTLAINADSAMYQAKAMGRSQTQIYHSMNDH, from the coding sequence GTGTATGAAATTATAATAACCCTATTGTTGCTATTGTTATTGTTTTCCTCTGTGAAAAATAGAAAAATTAAACAAAAGTTTAAAACTGAGCAGAAAAAACAAGACTTCCTCAACATGACTTTCTTTGCAATGGAATATAGTCCTGCCTCAATTATGATCGCAGATGAAAATTGTGAAATCATTTACGTCAACCGCCAGTTTATTACTATGTCTGGCTATATGCCGGATGAAGTTATCGGTAAAAAAACGAATATATTAAACTCCGGCATGACCAATGCCAGCGTTTATGAAGATCTATGGGCTACCATAAATAAAGGTAATGTTTGGAGCGGTGAGTTCGTTAACCGGCGTAAGGATGGGCAATTGTATTGGGAAAAAGCCAACATCGTTAAAATATATAATAAGGCGAGTAATACGACCCAATATGTCGGAATTAAATTAGATATTACCGAGCGGAAATCGCAGGAACATCATGATAATTCATACAATCGAGCGTTGGAGCTGTTATCAAGCGGTGCGCCTCTGAAGGATATCCTGGATGCGATCATTTTCAGCGTTGAGGAAAAAAACCCTGGTCGTATCGTTTGTTCTGTATTGCTAGTTGATAAAGAAAAGAAATGTTTGACGCTTGGATCGGCGCCGAGCCTGCCTGGTTTTTATAAAAATGCCATTCACAACGTGAAAATTGCCGATGGTGTAGCTTCTTTCGGTACGGCGGCCTATACCGGAAAACGCGTGATTGCTGACGATATTTCCGTGCATCCACATTGGTCTTTATATAAAGGACTCGCATTATATGCTGGGCTGCGTTCTTGCTGGTCTGAACCTATCATTGGTCAGAACAAAGAAATATTGGGGGTGTTAAGCGTTTATCATCGCAAAGTGTATGTGCCAACCGAAGAGGAAATTTTCTCTATCGAGAAGTCGGCGCAGCTGATTGCGATCGCCATAGAGCGGTATCATGCCATTGATATGCTGCGGCGCAGCGAGGAACACTATCGGCAGCTGGCGCACTATGACTCATTAACGTCACTGGCTAATGGCCTGACGTTTGCTGAGCAGATGGAGCAGGCGATTCTGTTATCGAAACAAACGGGTAGAAAGATCGCGCTGATGTTCTTGGATCTCGATAAATTTAAACAGATAAACGATTCGTTCGGACATGCTGTTGGCGATTTGCTATTAAAAGAAGCGGCTGCGCGTATGCGTGGTGCGGTTCGGGATTCGGATACGGTATATCGCCGTAGCGGTGATGAATTTATTATTTTGCTTCAGGGTATTAAGGAAATTGATAATACACTCTATGTTGCAGATAAAATCCACAATGCACTGAACAAACCATTTGAGATCAATGGGAAGAAACTTGATATATCGTGCAGTATCGGTATCGCGCTGTATCCAGAACATGGCTCCGATTCTCTGACGCTGGCAATTAATGCCGATTCCGCCATGTACCAAGCTAAAGCTATGGGGCGTAGCCAGACTCAGATTTATCACAGCATGAACGATCATTGA
- the pdxJ gene encoding pyridoxine 5'-phosphate synthase: MAELLLGVNIDHIATLRNARGTAYPDPVQAAFIAEQAGADGITVHLREDRRHITDRDVRILRDTLQTRMNLEMAVTEEMLNIACEVKPHFCCLVPEKRQEVTTEGGLDVAGQQEKINNAVAKLSQASILVSLFIDADKRQIDAAAASGAPYIEIHTGAYADAPDDEARQHEFERIRDAATYAAAKGLKVNAGHGLTYHNVQPIAVLPEMHELNIGHAIIGRAVMSGLKDAVAEMKSLMREARR, translated from the coding sequence ATGGCTGAATTACTGCTTGGCGTTAACATCGATCACATTGCAACGTTGCGTAATGCGCGTGGAACGGCGTATCCCGATCCCGTTCAGGCTGCTTTTATCGCTGAGCAGGCGGGAGCGGACGGCATCACGGTGCACTTACGTGAAGATCGTCGCCATATCACGGATCGTGATGTGCGGATCCTGAGAGACACGCTCCAAACCCGCATGAATCTGGAAATGGCTGTCACGGAAGAGATGCTGAACATCGCCTGTGAGGTGAAGCCGCATTTTTGCTGTCTGGTTCCGGAAAAACGTCAGGAAGTGACAACCGAAGGCGGGCTGGATGTCGCGGGGCAGCAGGAAAAAATCAATAACGCGGTTGCCAAACTCAGCCAGGCTAGCATATTGGTTTCACTCTTTATTGATGCGGATAAGCGGCAAATTGATGCCGCCGCTGCCAGCGGCGCGCCTTATATCGAAATTCATACCGGGGCATATGCCGATGCGCCAGATGATGAAGCGCGCCAGCATGAATTCGAGCGCATTCGTGATGCGGCGACTTATGCTGCGGCGAAGGGGCTGAAAGTCAATGCTGGCCACGGTTTGACGTACCATAACGTTCAGCCGATTGCGGTGCTGCCGGAAATGCATGAATTAAATATCGGGCATGCGATTATCGGACGTGCGGTGATGAGCGGACTGAAGGATGCCGTTGCTGAAATGAAGAGCCTAATGCGGGAAGCGCGTCGCTGA
- the recO gene encoding DNA repair protein RecO encodes MEGWQRAFVLHGRPYSETSLLLDLFSESDGRVRVLAKGARARRSSLKGCLQPFTPLLVRWSGRGEVKTLRSAEPVSLALPLTGSMLYSGLYVNELLSRVLEHETNYSALFFDYLHCLQHLAAQDASPEPALRRFELALLGYLGYGVDFLHCAGSGEPVADTMTYQYREERGFIASLVVDNKSFTGHELRSLASREFPDVGTLKAAKRFTRIALKPYLGGKPLKSRELFRQFVPAANLSKPIPSDK; translated from the coding sequence ATGGAAGGCTGGCAGCGCGCATTTGTCTTGCATGGGCGACCTTATAGCGAAACCAGCTTATTGCTGGATCTGTTTAGTGAAAGCGATGGTCGAGTTCGCGTGCTTGCCAAAGGCGCGCGAGCCCGACGCTCTAGCCTGAAAGGCTGTTTACAGCCTTTCACTCCGCTGCTGGTGCGCTGGAGTGGGCGGGGAGAAGTGAAAACATTACGCAGCGCCGAGCCTGTCTCGCTCGCGCTACCACTGACTGGCTCGATGCTTTATAGCGGTTTATACGTTAACGAACTGCTGTCTCGCGTGCTGGAACATGAAACCAATTACTCCGCTCTTTTCTTCGATTATCTCCACTGTTTACAACATCTTGCTGCACAGGATGCCTCTCCCGAGCCCGCATTAAGACGCTTTGAATTAGCGTTACTGGGCTATCTGGGATACGGCGTTGATTTCCTGCATTGTGCTGGTAGCGGCGAACCAGTGGCCGATACCATGACTTATCAGTATCGAGAGGAAAGGGGATTTATTGCCAGTCTGGTTGTCGATAACAAAAGTTTTACCGGGCATGAATTACGTTCGCTGGCGTCGCGTGAATTTCCAGATGTCGGCACACTGAAGGCGGCAAAGCGTTTCACCCGCATTGCGTTAAAGCCGTATCTGGGGGGAAAACCGCTGAAAAGTCGTGAACTATTCCGCCAGTTCGTTCCTGCTGCTAATTTGTCCAAACCCATACCTTCTGATAAATAA
- the pdeH gene encoding cyclic-guanylate-specific phosphodiesterase has translation MAELIVQQEGHLNQVGAGFFQQGGAEPLGADYWHQCQRRYTFQPIYRTSGKLMAIELLTSVFSPTLPQKFISPEKYFANIDVETRLLIIVEQLQLLSKWSFRFTRDDLFASVNIDGMTLLALQNNLEAKRLIAAMPWIRFEMVENQGGLPKEILTKLPEAQTLWLDDFGCGMANFSSLMLAQYDCIKVARELFILLQQSDEGKTVFPALIALLSRFCNYVVIEGIETQEEWAIVQASRAYAAQGYYLSRPQPFENFGMLKIEL, from the coding sequence ATGGCGGAACTCATAGTGCAGCAGGAAGGTCATCTTAATCAGGTTGGGGCAGGATTTTTCCAACAGGGAGGCGCGGAGCCATTAGGCGCTGATTACTGGCACCAATGCCAACGGCGGTATACTTTTCAGCCCATTTACCGAACATCAGGTAAACTAATGGCTATTGAGTTACTGACTTCCGTTTTTTCTCCTACCCTACCGCAAAAGTTCATCTCTCCTGAAAAATATTTCGCGAATATCGATGTTGAAACCCGCCTGTTAATTATTGTAGAACAACTACAACTTTTATCTAAGTGGAGTTTTCGATTTACTCGCGACGATCTTTTTGCTTCCGTCAACATTGATGGTATGACGCTACTGGCGTTGCAAAATAATCTCGAAGCTAAGCGACTGATCGCGGCAATGCCCTGGATTCGTTTTGAAATGGTTGAAAATCAGGGAGGGTTGCCAAAAGAAATCTTAACCAAACTCCCAGAAGCGCAAACACTGTGGCTGGATGATTTCGGCTGTGGTATGGCGAATTTTTCATCACTTATGCTAGCTCAGTATGACTGCATCAAAGTGGCTCGTGAGCTTTTCATTCTCCTGCAACAAAGTGATGAAGGGAAAACCGTTTTCCCTGCGCTGATCGCTTTGTTATCGCGTTTCTGCAATTATGTGGTCATTGAGGGAATAGAAACACAGGAGGAGTGGGCAATTGTTCAGGCATCGCGTGCTTATGCTGCCCAAGGATATTACCTCTCACGCCCTCAGCCGTTTGAGAATTTTGGGATGTTGAAGATTGAACTCTAG
- the era gene encoding GTPase Era: MSEVQTHCGFVAIVGRPNVGKSTLLNQLLGQKISITSRKPQTTRHRIMGIHTEGPYQAIYVDTPGLHIEEKRAINRLMNRAASSSIGDVELIIFVVEGTHWNDDDEMVLNKLRDQKLPVLLAINKVDNVTDKTKLLPHIQFLSQQMDFLDVVPISAEKGTNVDTIASIVRKHLPQATHHFPEDYITDRSQRFMASEIIREKLMRFLGEELPYSVTVEIERFVTNERGGYDINGLILVEREGQKKMVIGNKGAKIKTIGIESRQDMEEMFEAKVHLELWVKVKSGWADDERALRSLGYSEDL; encoded by the coding sequence ATGAGCGAAGTACAGACACACTGCGGTTTTGTCGCGATTGTTGGTCGACCAAACGTCGGTAAATCGACGTTACTGAATCAATTACTGGGGCAGAAGATTTCTATTACGTCACGTAAGCCCCAGACGACGCGGCACCGCATCATGGGTATTCACACTGAAGGGCCTTATCAGGCTATTTATGTGGATACGCCGGGATTGCACATTGAAGAAAAGCGGGCGATTAACCGCCTGATGAACCGTGCCGCCAGCAGCTCAATTGGTGACGTTGAGCTGATCATTTTCGTTGTTGAAGGGACACACTGGAACGACGACGACGAGATGGTATTGAATAAGCTGCGCGATCAGAAACTCCCTGTGCTATTGGCGATCAATAAAGTCGATAACGTCACGGATAAAACTAAGCTGCTGCCGCATATCCAGTTCCTCAGCCAACAGATGGACTTCCTTGACGTCGTTCCAATCTCGGCTGAGAAGGGCACGAATGTCGATACGATTGCCAGCATTGTGCGTAAACACTTACCGCAGGCAACGCACCACTTCCCGGAAGATTACATCACCGATCGCTCACAGCGTTTTATGGCATCGGAAATTATCCGTGAAAAATTGATGCGCTTCCTGGGTGAAGAATTGCCGTATTCCGTGACGGTCGAAATTGAGCGTTTCGTGACGAACGAGCGCGGCGGTTATGACATCAACGGCCTGATTCTGGTTGAGCGTGAAGGCCAGAAGAAGATGGTCATTGGCAACAAAGGTGCCAAAATTAAAACTATTGGTATCGAATCTCGTCAAGATATGGAAGAGATGTTCGAAGCCAAGGTGCACCTTGAGCTGTGGGTTAAAGTGAAATCCGGTTGGGCAGATGACGAACGTGCCCTGCGCAGCCTGGGTTATAGCGAAGACCTGTAA
- the rnc gene encoding ribonuclease III translates to MNPILINRLQRKLGYTFQQYDLLLQALTHRSASSKHNERLEFLGDSILSFVIANALYHRFPKVDEGDMSRMRATLVRGNTLAEIAREFELGECLRLGPGELKSGGFRRESILADTVEALIGGIFLDSDIQTIERLILNWYQTRLDEISPGDKQKDPKTRLQEFLQGRHLPLPTYLVVQVRGEAHDQEFTIHCQVSGFSESVIGTGSSRRKAEQAAAEQALKKLELE, encoded by the coding sequence ATGAATCCCATCCTGATAAATCGTTTACAAAGAAAGCTGGGCTATACTTTTCAGCAGTACGATCTTTTGTTACAGGCGTTGACGCACCGTAGCGCTAGCAGCAAACATAATGAAAGACTCGAGTTCCTGGGTGACTCCATCCTGAGTTTTGTGATCGCCAATGCGCTGTATCACCGTTTCCCCAAGGTTGATGAAGGGGACATGAGTCGGATGCGAGCGACGCTGGTGCGAGGAAATACGCTGGCGGAAATCGCGCGTGAATTCGAATTGGGAGAGTGCTTACGCCTCGGTCCCGGTGAATTAAAAAGCGGTGGTTTCCGTCGTGAATCGATCCTGGCTGATACGGTCGAAGCGCTGATTGGCGGAATTTTCCTCGACAGCGACATTCAGACCATCGAACGTTTGATCCTGAACTGGTATCAGACGCGTCTGGATGAAATCAGTCCCGGCGATAAGCAAAAAGATCCGAAAACGCGGTTGCAGGAATTTCTGCAAGGGCGTCACTTACCTTTGCCAACGTATTTGGTGGTGCAGGTTCGTGGGGAAGCACACGATCAGGAATTTACTATCCACTGTCAGGTGAGCGGCTTTAGTGAGTCGGTCATTGGTACAGGATCGAGCCGTCGTAAAGCCGAACAGGCTGCGGCTGAACAAGCGTTGAAAAAACTGGAGCTTGAATGA
- a CDS encoding YfhL family 4Fe-4S dicluster ferredoxin codes for MALLITHKCINCDMCEPECPNQAISMGMDIYEIDTTLCTECVGHYDTPTCQKVCPIDNTIVKDPNHVEGNEQLWEKYVLMHHADRI; via the coding sequence ATGGCGTTACTCATCACCCATAAATGCATCAACTGTGACATGTGTGAACCCGAGTGTCCTAATCAGGCCATCTCCATGGGCATGGACATTTATGAAATTGATACCACTCTCTGTACTGAGTGCGTTGGCCACTACGACACGCCTACGTGTCAGAAAGTCTGTCCGATCGACAATACGATCGTCAAAGATCCAAACCATGTTGAAGGCAATGAGCAGTTGTGGGAAAAGTACGTGCTTATGCACCATGCCGACAGGATTTAA
- a CDS encoding holo-ACP synthase — protein MAILGLGTDIVEISRIEAVIERSGERLARRILTDAEWTHYQQHQQPVRFLAKRFAVKEAAAKAFGTGIRNGLAFNQFEVFNDELGKPCLRFFAKAAELAEQMGVRHVHVTLADERRYACATVIIES, from the coding sequence ATGGCGATTCTTGGGCTCGGAACGGATATTGTCGAAATCAGCCGTATTGAAGCGGTGATTGAACGTTCAGGCGAGCGATTAGCTCGCCGCATTCTGACGGATGCTGAATGGACGCATTATCAGCAGCATCAGCAGCCTGTCCGTTTCCTCGCCAAGCGCTTTGCCGTGAAAGAGGCGGCAGCAAAAGCCTTCGGTACCGGAATCCGTAATGGGCTCGCGTTCAACCAGTTTGAAGTTTTTAATGATGAGCTGGGTAAACCTTGCCTGCGGTTTTTTGCTAAAGCGGCAGAGCTAGCTGAACAGATGGGCGTCAGACACGTCCATGTGACGCTGGCTGACGAAAGACGCTATGCCTGTGCGACGGTAATTATCGAAAGCTGA
- the lepB gene encoding signal peptidase I has product MANMFAVILALVTLVTGIVWCLERFVWAPARQKKFAAMSGADLADGAVSSKAIQQPGWIETIASVFPVVALVLVVRSFIYEPFQIPSGSMMPTLLIGDFILVEKFAYGIKEPFTQKTLIETGHPKRGDVVVFKYPSDPKVDFIKRVVGVPGDRVSYNPITKQVTIRPSCQGQQACDTALAVTYSNVQPSDFVQTFNQPGLESRSGFYEVPANDNSVEGTRMGARKESLGNVTHNILLVPGQQDQLGGYYQQSQQQLATWVVPAGHYFMMGDNRDNSLDSRYWGFVPERNLVGKATAIWMSFEKQEGEWPTGVRLSRIGGIH; this is encoded by the coding sequence ATGGCCAATATGTTTGCCGTAATTCTGGCATTGGTGACGCTGGTCACGGGGATTGTCTGGTGTTTAGAACGTTTCGTCTGGGCACCCGCTCGCCAGAAGAAATTTGCTGCGATGAGCGGCGCCGATCTGGCTGATGGCGCGGTTTCATCGAAAGCGATTCAACAACCAGGCTGGATTGAGACGATAGCGTCCGTCTTCCCGGTTGTCGCTTTGGTATTGGTTGTGCGCTCCTTCATTTATGAGCCGTTTCAAATTCCATCGGGTTCGATGATGCCGACGCTGTTGATCGGTGATTTTATTTTGGTGGAGAAATTTGCCTACGGTATTAAAGAACCCTTCACGCAAAAAACGCTGATTGAAACCGGTCACCCGAAGCGTGGCGACGTTGTGGTGTTTAAATACCCGTCCGATCCTAAAGTGGACTTCATCAAGCGTGTGGTTGGCGTACCGGGCGATCGCGTTAGCTATAACCCGATAACCAAGCAGGTGACGATTCGTCCATCCTGTCAGGGACAGCAGGCGTGCGATACGGCACTGGCCGTCACATACAGTAACGTACAGCCTAGCGATTTTGTTCAGACCTTCAACCAACCAGGACTGGAATCGCGCAGCGGATTTTATGAGGTGCCTGCTAATGACAACAGCGTGGAAGGGACTCGTATGGGCGCACGCAAAGAGTCATTAGGCAATGTCACGCATAATATTCTGTTGGTGCCGGGTCAGCAGGATCAGCTCGGTGGTTATTACCAGCAATCGCAGCAGCAGCTTGCGACATGGGTTGTTCCAGCAGGGCACTACTTCATGATGGGAGATAACCGCGACAACAGTCTGGATAGCCGCTATTGGGGCTTTGTTCCAGAGAGAAATCTGGTCGGTAAAGCCACCGCTATCTGGATGAGCTTCGAGAAGCAGGAAGGTGAATGGCCTACCGGCGTACGTTTGAGTCGCATCGGTGGTATCCATTAA